DNA sequence from the Oculatellaceae cyanobacterium genome:
GAACAGCTTGATGGGTACGCATTACCCGCGCAAAAGGTAAATCGCGATCGGGGAATGGTTTACCATCTATTGTTGTAATCTTCCAAGCAGGATCGTTATAAACTCGTTCACTAATTTCACTGCGTTTCAAACCTAAAATCTTCTCAGCAGCCGGATTAGCTGAAGTAATTTCACCTGTCAAATTAACAGTAACAATTCCATTAGGGATAGTTTCCAAAATCCCCGTCAAACGCTCCTGATTTTCTCGTAGTGCTGACTCTGCCTCCACACGATTAGTAATATCTTGAGCAAGAGAAGCAACACCAATCACGTTACCATCATTATCTATTAACGGGGTGTTGTACCATTCACAAATAATCTTTCTGCCATCTTTGGTAATATTCTCATTCGTGCTGCGTGTACCACCTTGCAGAGCTATTAAATTGTTCCATATTTGGGAAACATCATTTTTAAATTTTTCAGGAATAATTAATTCAGTAGCAGGGCGACCTAATGCTTCCTGTTTGCTATAACCAAAAATTGTTTCTGCACTCTTGTTCCAATCTGTAACTTGAAAATTCAGGTTCCACTCAATTACTGCTAACGGGGTTTGCTGTACGTGCAACAACAGCTTTTGTTCAGATTGTCTTAGTGCTGCTTCTGCTTGCTTGCGTGCCGTAATATCCCGCATTGCCACAACTGCACCCAGTTTTTCTCCAGCAGCATTGAAAATGGCATTACCACTAGAAAGTACTGTGCGGACTGTACCATTTTTGGAGCGAATTTTTATTTCCGCATTCCGCACATTTTCCCCATTCAAAGCGCGAAACAAAGGAACATCGGCTGCCTGCATCAAAGTCCCGTCAGGGTGATATAAATCATAGTATTCTGCCCACTGTTCGGCAGGAATTGCTTTTTGGGGTAAACCATGAAATTCTTGAGTTGCAGGGTTAAACAACCTAAGTACACCATTAGCATCACAGGCAACAATGCCATCAGATAAGTTAGTCAGTAGTGCTGTAATAAATTCTGGCTGTTGTGCTATATCTGGCGACGTTAGTTTGGCTTGGTCTTCAGCCAGCAAAAAATTATCTCCCCACTCAGCCGCCTCAGCCTCCTGTACCCCCTCTGCTACCGCATAAGTTCCCACCCACTCCACTACACCACCTGCAACTACTGGAGTTGCTTGTGCTTTAAACCAGTGATAAGTTCCTGTTGCGCCTAATAAGCGTAAATTAGATGAATAGCTTTGCGGATCTGTAGTTGTTTGCTCAGTAGCACAGAGAACGCGATCGCGATCTTCTGGATGAACCGCCTCTAAAAAACCCCAAGCTAATGATTCAGCAATCCCTAACCCGCTATACTCATACCAACGAGGGCTAAAATCGATCATTGAACCATCAGCATTTGCAATCCATGCTATTTGTGGCATTGTTGCCATTAATTGACGATGACGGGCTTGGCTAATTGCTAAACAACGCTTAAGCTGATCTATTTGCTGGTGTAGCCCGTGAATTTCACCCGCGTCAACTCTAGAGGGGTCGTGGTTGAAAAATGTACTCATCTGATCAACTTCAACTGGATTATGCCAACTTTACATGGCAGCAGAAGAAAGCAAAGCAAGCTTTGCAACTTACCAATGGTACAATCACACTAGCTATATCAATAGTGCGATCGCTCTTTGTGTATATCGCTTTAAGATTAATTGCTGGAAATAAAAAACCGTAATTAATCTGCGATCGTCCAAGGGCAATAAGAGCGGTTTTTGGATGATAAGTTGATGCTAATAGCAAGCTTAAGCAAAATGTATCTCTTTTACCTTATCCAGTAAGCCCACACTAACTCAACTGCCGATGGGTGTACTTGATTTAACTAATTGCCAAAAGCTTATACACTCTATTTTAAAAGTATTTGAATCGTAGAGCGTGGAACATTGACTATGAGTACAATTCGGGTAGCCCTAATCGAAGACCACGACTTGACGCGAGTTGGCATCAGGACAGCTTTGCAACAGCGTGGCGAGATTGAATTTGTTGGCGAAGCTGCCAATGGTTCAGAAGGTCTAAAATTGCTGGAAACCTCTAAACCTGACGTTGCCATTGTTGATATTGGCTTGCCAGATATAGATGGGATTGAATTAACTCGGCAATTTAAAAAATTCAAAGAAAGTAACGAAGATACGCCAACAAAAATTCTGGTGTTGACATTACAAGACAACGAAGATGCCGTTCTAGCTGCCTTTGCTGCTGGGGCAGACTCTTACTGCATGAAGAATATCAGCTTTGATAACTTGCTAGAAGCACTGCAAGTAACAAACGAAGGCAACGCTTGGATTGATCCAGCAATAGCTCGAATTGTCCTCAAGCAGACAAAAAGTAACCAGCAAGCAGTCGAACCAGCAGCATTGAATAAAACAGTTACGATTAATGCTTCTGAGCCAGAATACAGTCAGTTAATTGAAGCTTATCCTCTCACCGAAAGGGAATTAGAAGTTTTACAACTGATTGTTGAAGGTTGCAGCAATGCCACAATTGCTGAGAAGTTATTCATCACAGTCGGAACTGTCAAAACTCATGTCCGCAACATTCTAAACAAGCTCTGTGCTGATGACCGTACTCAAGCTGCTGTACGTGCCTTAAGATCTGGCTTAGTTGGATAAATTATTTGGGAATGCCTTAAATCAGGGCATTTTCAACTTTGATGGACTGACACCAAGTTAACAATGAGTGCGTCGCTATAGCAGCAAGGGCTTGTAAAGTCAAGCCCTGTATTATATTAATATATCTAATAAATTACATAAACTATTAGTTCTCTCGTCTTCGTAGTGGTTATAGGTCGGTAATTGATAATTGATAATTGTTAATTGTTCATTGTTCAGGGTTTTTGAGCAATTTAGAACTGGAGCGATCGCATGAGTCAGGTAGATCAAAACAAACTCAAGTTAATGGTAGTTGATGACGAGTCTGACAACTTGGATTTGCTATACCGAACCTTTAGGCGTGATTTTCGCGTTTATAAAGCCGATAGTGGTTTGAGTGCTTTGCAAGTGCTGGAAACTGAAGGGGAAATGGCTGTGATTATTTCCGACCAGCGTATGCCCCACATGAACGGCACAGAATTTTTGGGTAAGACAGTTGAGCAATTTCCAGAGACAATTCGGATTTTGTTAACTGGTTATACCGATGTTGACGACTTGGTAGATGCCATCAACTCAGGCAAGGTATTTAAATACATTACTAAGCCTTGGAATCCAGATAAATTAAAAGGCATTGTCCAACAAGCAGCAGAAACCTACAAAATATTAAAGCGCAGGACAGATGAACTGCGACGTGCGCTCCAAAGGGAATCCTTATTTAATGCTGTCACAACTGCGATTCGGGAGTCATTAGACTATCGCAGTATGCTGCAAACAATTGTCAATACAATTGGTCAAACCTTTAAAGCAACAGGTTGTATCCTTAGACCAGTAGAAAGCGATCGCATCACCCCAGAAGCTTTTTCTTTTTATGCACCAGAAGCGACAGGTACTGAACTACCTTCCCAGGCAGAAGTCCAGATGCAAGACGTATTGGGAAAAACCCAGACACTAATTATTCAAATTGAGGACAACGACAACCAATATACTCAGCTAATCGTCCCCCTAATTTATCAGCAGCAATTACTGGCAGTTTTGTTTATTTATCAGTACGTTAACTCTCCTCCCTGGTCGCCAGAAGACGTACAACTAATAGAAGGTGTCACAGAGCAAGCTGCCCTAGCTATATCCCAAGCAAAACTCTATCAGCGTACTCAAGAGCAAGCCGAGCAAATGTTAGCTGAATTAGCAGTTGCTCGTCAAATCCAAAATAACCTGCTACGTCAAAGTTGGCCAGAAGTTGAAGGATTACGGGTGCAAGCTTGCTGTTACGCTGCTAGAGAAGTTGGCGGTGATTTCTTTGAAGTTTATTTCCATCCCCAAGGCGATATTTGGTTAGCCGTAGGCGATGTATCTGGTAAAGGAGTACCAGCAGCATTATTTATGGCAAGTGCCATTTCTGTCTTACGGCGAGAACTAGCTCAAGAAACATCTCCAGAGCCAGATACAGTGATGCAAAATCTCAACGCCATCATGTCTGAAGATTTAGTCAGCAACAACTGCTTTATTACAATGGTGCTGGCTCGTTATACGCCCAGCACACACGAATTAGCTTATGCTAATGCTGGTCACATTTACCCCCTGATTTGGTCTCACGAAA
Encoded proteins:
- a CDS encoding response regulator transcription factor produces the protein MSTIRVALIEDHDLTRVGIRTALQQRGEIEFVGEAANGSEGLKLLETSKPDVAIVDIGLPDIDGIELTRQFKKFKESNEDTPTKILVLTLQDNEDAVLAAFAAGADSYCMKNISFDNLLEALQVTNEGNAWIDPAIARIVLKQTKSNQQAVEPAALNKTVTINASEPEYSQLIEAYPLTERELEVLQLIVEGCSNATIAEKLFITVGTVKTHVRNILNKLCADDRTQAAVRALRSGLVG
- a CDS encoding SpoIIE family protein phosphatase → MSQVDQNKLKLMVVDDESDNLDLLYRTFRRDFRVYKADSGLSALQVLETEGEMAVIISDQRMPHMNGTEFLGKTVEQFPETIRILLTGYTDVDDLVDAINSGKVFKYITKPWNPDKLKGIVQQAAETYKILKRRTDELRRALQRESLFNAVTTAIRESLDYRSMLQTIVNTIGQTFKATGCILRPVESDRITPEAFSFYAPEATGTELPSQAEVQMQDVLGKTQTLIIQIEDNDNQYTQLIVPLIYQQQLLAVLFIYQYVNSPPWSPEDVQLIEGVTEQAALAISQAKLYQRTQEQAEQMLAELAVARQIQNNLLRQSWPEVEGLRVQACCYAAREVGGDFFEVYFHPQGDIWLAVGDVSGKGVPAALFMASAISVLRRELAQETSPEPDTVMQNLNAIMSEDLVSNNCFITMVLARYTPSTHELAYANAGHIYPLIWSHETVVQQKDSSQCVQVEPNFLKVRSIPLGILPVWKRAVGNITLKSGEIFLLTSDGITEATITEPITLAAGEQTSTELTTGSMLKQEGLWELLIQEPIAFNLNNLLANLREHTNNIQEDDQTILSLEVFEAI